A segment of the Bombus huntii isolate Logan2020A chromosome 9, iyBomHunt1.1, whole genome shotgun sequence genome:
ATAGCGTAAAAACGTGTGCAAAATGTCGTAAAGCGTGGTTTACGGCAATTTTCTgagagaaagatagaaagTTACGGAAGAACGTTGCCTCGTTTCGCTAATAGACAGCCGATGCCGATTCGTGAAATGAAATCTCTCTCGACGCAACtatatttatttcgttgatAGCGATCACGTACGTCAATTCGTGCATTCATCAAAAAGCATTTTACaaagttttctttctttcgtttaatttttaatatttcgataataaaaaaaaaaaaaaaaggatggAACGAGAATTTCAATTGAAAACTAATTTTCTTCTCGCTCGTGTACCAGCTACGTCGCATTCGTTGCGTTATCAAAGTAAATTACGTAAAAGTAAAACAGGTGATCGCGGGCATCGAACAGTCTGGCCTATGGGACTTTAAATTGTCGGACGTGGAACGGATCGTTGATCCAACAAGTCATCCGTGACGCTTCGACTGTGTCCATTGTTTTACGTTCGCGCTCGCTGCACATCGGCGGATAAAGCTGCCTTTTCCATTGGCTGGATCGTAGAAAAAGCAACTAATTCGAATCTGCCGCCAAGAAATAAGCCCGATAGCAATCCATAGTCTATAGTAGTACGCTTTCGTTTCGATTTATGAAACGGTACAACAGTATTTGGTTTACGCGATACAGCAACTTTCGTGGCTTCGATTAAATCCGTAACGATGTCAAACTTTCATCATGTTCGTCGTATGTTTCAAAACTCATATTCGCAAGGTTCTTTCGAAAATAAGAGCGAAAAGTCCGGCGAAAATAAAAGCAATTAACTATTGTACATATCGTCATTTTGAAATTCTCCGTTTCGccgatgaaatattttctctcTATAGTTTGACGAATGTATTTTTCTGATTCTTACAGATGGGTAACGCTCGTGTTTTAATTCTGTTCATCTTGTCGCTGACCGTAATGACGGTTACGTGTCAGTCGTACCACTTCAGTATTCCCGACTGGACAAATGAAAAGACATCAATATTTAAGGAAATAGTAAATGCGATCAACAAGTATATAAGCCAATCGAATAACGTCCTTGCTAATTGCGAGCTACAGAAGCTGAAATTGCTGCTTCAAGGAAATATTAACTACCAAGTAAGCGATGtcggaaaggaagaaaaatcgagCATTGTTTAGCAACGAAATTACtcgtgaaatattaaaaccaTGATATATTCTTGTATTTGGATAAATTTGTTGCAAATGaatatttctgtatttatCGCACTAGCATGAGTTTCTTAATGAACTATTTTGTATCATAAACGAAAATCTGAATTCCTTACAGCTGTTTCAGGTACCTTGCGATCTGCTTGTTTCTGGAAAAAAGAGCTTCTCTGAAAATACAATCACCGATTATTTCCATCGACAGCTTACTCCAGTTAATAACAATTACTAATTATTGATGTTATTCTTGTCGTCGTAAcagattttaattaattccgGATTATACGTATTATCGAATAAAGAGCGACTCTAACCGACACCTTGCGATCGCCTCTTTAATTACCTCTACCCTaatcctttaattttcttcctttcgagAAACGTAAACGCGCGATCCACGCGTGACTTACGATCCTCGAAGGCGAGGACCGAAATAATCGCAAATAATTCGTTTGCTCGATCTGAATTGGACTCGGATAAATCGTAAatagaaattaagaaaaatacaaatagagaaagtagaaaaaattaaataacagtCTATCACTTTAACGTGTTTGTAATTTGGCCTGCTGTGACTAACATTAAGGGTATGCTGTATTTCTGGAAACGGAACAAAATCGTGTTTTGTCTCAATACGCGATAACAAATGGAACAAACGTCAAGTCGCAAaggatacatatttatttttttaaccaACCTGACTAACACGATCAAAAACTCGAAATGGAAACCAACCGATACCCCGCTCATTTCCAGGATGCGCTTCTAAAACGTCTTACTTTCGTCCTGTTTTATCTTGCCGAATTCTAAATTTGATTTGGTTCTGTTTCAAAGTGCGAAAAGAACGACGACGGTGTTTGTGGAATCGAGTGTCGCTGAACTTTGCGTGACGCGCTTTTTCTTGCCTCGTCCGTGCTATTGCTTCGGTACAACTTGTCTTCCAACGATTTTCATTCGTATCTATTTCCGCTGGTTCGATTACAGCCGGTTCCTATCGTCGATCGGCATCAATTATTCAATCCCGTGTATAGTTCGCCTCCGCGCTGATATACGGCTCGATTTAAAGCGTAATCGTTCATCAATCATGGTTAACGGGCAAATTGTTTTTATTGGACCGCCAGCATATCTGGATTTGTATTAATTATCGAGTTCTCCTCGCGGGCATCCGCGGCGCATCCAGTTTTCATCGGGCCCATCCGATCGGTTAATTAAGTTTTCGCTGTCCTAATTGGACAGACGGTCAATAGGATAGATCGCGGTGGCCTGGTACTGCACGCCGTAGGGGATTTTGTCTGTCAACGGAAGATGGAGTGAAACCCTGGCGAATAGAGACACCTGCTGAGTCCATGGATTATCCCTATGGACAACTTATCTCCAACTGCAATTCACCGCCTGAATTTGGAGACTTTCTATTTTCGCTATACACCGAATACAAGATACGAAACATCGTCGCCAGGAACGAGGGGAATTACTGGTTTCGACATTACGACTGTCGAGTTCGACGATACAGGGGATCTTGTATTTTCGTTGAGCAATTAAGGctgaatatttatttgacaTAACAGATAATaagatttcttctttctctcgtgAAACGAGAAACATATACACAAGGTGGTGTCTATGTagagaatttttcaaataaatttctacGTCTTTACGCGTAATATCATCTATCAAAATTTAGCTAGGCCGAAAATTTCGAATCGAAGATTTTTTGTTCCCGTCTTCCTCGAATCTGAAAATCAAAATCgatatttcaatgaaaaattgCGCAACCGCGAATATTCTGTTAATCTCTGTGTGTCCTTTGTCGCGAAATTGATTATGAGAGTATGGTTGTTTTCCGAAGCTGACCAGccgacgaaagaaagaaataatcgatgGCTCTGTGTCAATTATTTGGCCGATTGGCGTTAATCGAAAatttccccgctaattttcGTGGGCGAACACGAGCCAGCGGTGCAATTAATAAAATGCAAGGCTAATTATAAATGCAAGAATAATGGCGGTTCACGTGCGAGCGTTCACATTACAGACAGGAGAGCACTCACG
Coding sequences within it:
- the LOC126869184 gene encoding pro-corazonin-like, yielding MREFPYIKQPARIMVHSILNLQYCALRGASGVCQTLGRCIRAFKMGNARVLILFILSLTVMTVTCQSYHFSIPDWTNEKTSIFKEIVNAINKYISQSNNVLANCELQKLKLLLQGNINYQLFQVPCDLLVSGKKSFSENTITDYFHRQLTPVNNNY